From the Pseudorasbora parva isolate DD20220531a chromosome 2, ASM2467924v1, whole genome shotgun sequence genome, the window gacaaagaaatactcccatcaaacgtccaccttaacttttgaaactttgtccatgtttagtatgggattccaagtctttaacagtgtaaaaagatcagtatgcatgaaacagcatttcaccccccccccccccccctttaaggattgctgtatataccctgacAACAAATTGTGCCAGACATATCAAATAATTTTAACGAGTTGAAATGTTTACACTTAATCTTGGTGCAAAGATGTGCGACCCTCTCTGATCCTCACCTCACCTCTGATTTCACTAAAGTCAGCAGCTTCTCTTCATTTTCCTAATCCAAATGAGGTTATATGGGTAGCAGCTTTCCAACAACTTCATTTTGAAGCTGACAAGCAAGCTCATTATAACTGATGACTGAAGCATATTTTCTAATGAGTTCCAATGCAATTTTGAGCCACTGAAAATTAAGCAGCAGATTTCCTGGCTTCCATCTCTCCGCTTTCATTGAGCTCCGCTGAAAGAACGATAAAGTAGAATTGAGGAGCATAAAGGAGCTTCATAATGTTCCCATTAACAATTCATTAACAATTTATACACAACACACAGCAAAATATTTATACGGATTAATGTACTGACCTCCATTACAGTGTCACACAAGATTACAAGCTGACATAAAGAAAGTTAATTGAGTTATGCTGTTATATTCACATCATTTATGGGCATATTTTATGGATTAtaactgttttaaaaaagtaGAGCTCAGCGGGTCGTACAGTCACAATGGTTTGGCTCCATGCATACTTTTACATAGCAGGTGTTTGTTAATGTCTTCCTGGAAGTCAcacttattttttttcttttcacagGTGCAGCTCATCCATTATAATCaggatttatatttaaattacagtgATGCTGCCAGGAGTCCTAATGGAATTGCAGTTGTTTCTATCTTTATGAAGGTTTGTAGACTCTTTAAATGTATACAGTGGAAAGGAGACAATTTATTAATAGTCTTAAAAAATCATTAATCTTTATCAAACATTATACAGTAAACAGGTCTGGTCAAATATTAATGTACATGAATCAGTATGCCATAAACTTAAATGTAATGgtttgttatttttgcattatatAATGTTGTAATTTTATTCATTGAAATGTTGCATGCCCTATTATTAAAGCAGCGTTAGTGTTAatgaatatttaaaacttaacaTGGACTAATCTAATAGAAATTGCACTTAGACTAACTTTtttatcgtttttttttttctttctcaaatGTTAAGcaaatataaaagaaaaaaaatattaaaaatatataaaatctgACAGCAGTATTCTGCCACTATTGTCTCATATCCACCACATTCATTATGCATCCATGTTGCTTCAAGGGAACAAGTTATTGCATTATGTAATtcctaataaaatataattcatttctgaatctaaaatatttaaaagataTGACATTACTCACTCACAGTAATAATTTTTGATGGGcgcaaaataaatacaattattttctgATAACAATTCCATTGGGTAAAAATGTGCATCAGAGCAGAACAATTTGGCGCACCAGGACCGAAAAAGATTTTCTAATTGACTGCCAGGATAAAATATAACCAGTAAAagctttttattgttttattcaaAGTCACCGCTTCATTATTAATCATTGCCTTGTCATTGCATTATGTGTTTGCAAAGTGCACTGCATAAGTTTCTGATTCATCAAGTAATAGTGAGAATCTATCCATGAAGTAAAACTTAGTCATGACTTAAGAGCTCTGTGGAATTGttcaatattatgtttttttatgagATATGTCATGGAGAGTACTGGGACTTCTGTTTGACTTCACATGCATGATTACAAAATTAGCAACAGCAGTGTAAATAAGACTGGCAAGTGGTCAAGCCATATTAATTATTCATGCCCCGGTGCATGCTGGGAAAAGGCAGAATGGAATGGAACCACTAATTTAGTTTTTTAGGGTAGGCTTATTTAAACTAAAAAAGCGGTCACTTATATGTTTAAAGCTGCACTGAGATGCAAGACTTGTGCTCCTGAAATGTCTAAAtaagaaaacatttaaatatcaaatatcatAATGATGGCAAATATTACATTTGGGGTCTTGACATGAGAATTAACTAATTTGCCTTGATCTTTTGACAAATAATAGGTTTTTGTACCATTAAAAAACTTGCAGGTTTCATAGCTTAAAATGTCCTACTCATTATAAACAAGGCATTTATAATCTCTTCTCTATATAAGCTCTAtcaagctcaaaaaatggcttGTTTTGATATTGTGGCATATGTGATGTCACACGGACAGAAACATTTGTATAATATGACTGCCTCCAGAGCAAGATATGGAGGAATGTGCATCATCGCATCataggccccgcccactggcgtTCATGCGAGCGGCATGTTGAAAGTCTtgtgttctgtttattaaccactttTCTCCTCCAAACTAAAGTGAGACAATGGTGGAGATTCCCTGGCATTTAACCTCATCACACAGCATGACGTAAGACTTACAGATTGCAGCAGGAATTGCCTCCCTGATGGTTTGAATCGTGACTTCTGTGTAAATTAGGGCAGAACTGCCACAGTTCAGATGAAGGTGTTGCAGTATTACAGCCCCATCCAGCTCCACCCCGTTCGCTTTCATCCCACTTCGCGGTGATCGTGATGTCGGGGAATCTCCACCATTCTGCTACTAATGAAGGCACATGGATGAAAGCCATTCATCTTCAGtacatgaaaaaaacacgtCCAGACACCCCTAGAATAAATTCTACTAGACTATTATTGATTATGCTTGAGATATGGTGAAGGCGTAATGAAATATCTCAGCAGTAAGTTAACGCTCATGTCATTTGTGATTAATGTACTGAACACCATGTTTTATGAAACTCTGCCTTTTCATCGGAATAAGCTGCAGAAATCtggttttaaataatgttttcttTGATATCTGACTCTTCAGATTTCAGAGCCTACAAATTTATTTCTAAACCGTATGCTGAACAGAGAGACCATTACAAGGATTACATATAAACGTAAGTGCCCACAAATattttgtcattaatgtcagtgAAGCCGGGGGTGcacttttttttgcactttttaacatttaaagctgttttttattagcataacattttaaatcatattaattgtattaacatTTGACTGAAAACTGCCTCCAAAAGTATTATTAAATCTAATGGTTTCCACAGTCTGAAATGTGAAATAGACCTTTGAAAcgcttaaaggtgccctagaatgatttgaaacaatatgttaaattgttctctgatatctacatagatatctggcttatttaagggcaaacatgtccagatacagttttacaggtccatttacaatcctagaaattgtccctaggatgtaatgctctgtttttgccttatttggaagagtcatgaatattaatgttgagctctgctctgattggcttatttcagcagctcacagcacacagcagttcagttgtttagcgaagcggctcgtgagtcctgacagaacacagaccgactgaatgacactttaagcagaacatctcaaatggagattgataaaatgcagcttacttgtttattggttttttcagatcatcctcgcgtgtgagagagagagctggcgtacatatggttgccagattgtagggatgcacgatattatcggcagGACATCGGAATCGGCCAATAAAAGCTTTgaatataaaaatcggcatcggccaatatgaaaaaatgatgccgatatgccttgccaATATGATAACGTGTAGATATGCGCCTGCAAgaactcacgtgtgcaaggagaGCTACAGCGatgagaccatgtcagcactgcggtCATTCTTGAAGTGAAAACAAGCAAATACATagcatgtacagtgatttatattgactgtttttaaatgctgccttgaatttgtGAATGCGCTTGACCatcagcagcagatttgcctGGTTTTCACAACAACTAGACAGAAAACgaacccaaaacaagcccaatcgcaTCTCCCCACTCTCTAGCCTAGCGCGTGCAGccgcctccacagcagcagaagctcctccaggtcctagtgcccaCCCGCCAGACCGCTATAAATTTATACATGCACTgggggcgctgttgttacagttatacaatgaaaagtagaatacacaaatgaattgaagttacttcttgttcagAATAAACAAATAAGTAATGAtttcataaatcacaagcaagacacgtgtaaattaaatacttttatttttaaataaaagtatattttatttaaaagattattgtATAATCTGTGATAAAATTTTaggaaatggatgatgaaaaataatccaaggagctctacaataattgtagagtTGAAAGACAGCATCAAcggatgtcatgccacccccacttcatgtgcacagaggttaaatccaaaaatacaatatttaggttacagctgcatctggggtgaaaaatgactgactttattattgttattttcagggcacttaatatactcttatcatacaaataactttattaacatttatttatcttcaaaaataatccttttagtaaggagacctcagaaatctgaaaccagaataaataaataaaactttttgctcaaaatggtgttgtttccaaacaacgggaaaaaataaacatatatcggcatcaGTATCGGCATCagccaaaatgagctgaaaaatatcggcatatcggatattggcaaaaatccaatatcgtgcatccctaccagattgtacatgtttaggtaaaacaccggatagtatacgtgttcttttcacagaaaagctctgattgggggatttaaatgactgaaatctggcaaccgcaatcACAAATACTCGAAGGCTGCTCTTTTCCCcccgacaaaaccaaaaccagtgctTTTGTTcaagttattattttttaaacgacattttagactcgtcttttttcgtcaacgatattgcatgtttatataacgttagtcacaatgtaggctacgcagtgactgtgatgtactctgaaatacaagcatgcaaaaacatcatacttcagttatcaaaatatgtattttatataaaaaataaattgaagccttgtcaaatgacttttgctttaacttatatggtggagaaggtgacattagctagaaggatcgagtgaaagATCTGTAATGTTAAGTAACTAAACTGTAACTGTAAACTTGTAATATGAagtaatattaacctttgtcattagacacactatttagttttgtatggtacttggagtttcctattgtaaCTGTACTAGCGTCTTatgttatctagacaatgcagtctctctaagaaactttcaattcaATCAGAAAttttttaaacagtcaataagtggatgaATCCCTATTTACTgattgcaggaatatagttgtaattgccactttcttcagttttagacgctgagcgaagcttgcttgatatTGTTCCACGTTAGAAGAACTgtctgtggtgaaatgggccgagcaaacaaatgattttgaattaaattgttgccgtacccgattataataaacatcaaccatgactgttgacatttttaatctgtgggaagggtagaaaagtcctcatgtctcctgcacagcctggaacatgacatttgggtccatgatctgccattttcaCTCTCCTCGCATGACGCTTGTTTTCCTGATGaatcggctccgtcagttccgccttacaatgaacatgtttggacatatgcaaatgttgggggcgtacatataaatgatccccaacgcttacgTCACAtgtggcgttatgttgagaatcgcttatttttccgtggtgtttttcatgcacgagatttacatatgaaggaggaggcaatggtgtttgagactcacagtatgtgatgtcaatgttaattcaatttttcattctagggcacctttaatgaaaaataaacttgGCTTTGTATTACCACCTGGTGGTCTTGGATAAGAAGTAATATTTTATTCTCTTAGCATTGCCATCAGaacaaaataatagtaatagcGATATGATAATATCCTGTATTGTCCTGTCGGAATGTATCTAGACATCTTAGAGTGATGAAATCCTTGGAATATTTTAATGTAAGCGTGTGTGATTGATCTCAGCCCATCGCTTGCTTTAAACTATATCTTTTCAGATGATGCATACTTACTGATGGGGCTCGATATTGAGGAGCTGTATCCCGAAACCTCCCGTTTTATCACATATGAAGGGTCAATTACTATTCCACCGTGCCTTGAGACAGCCACCTGGATATTAATGAATAGACCAATTTACATCTCACAGATAGAGGTGAAATGTTAAAACTTCTGACACATATTtctctgtttattatattatattatattatattatattatattatattatattatattatattatattatattattaaatataaccCAGATTAACACTTAATCACTTTTCCAATATCTCATCAGATGCAGTCTCTTCGTCTCCTCAGTCAAAACCAGCCGTCTCAGATCTTTCTCAGTATGGGTGACAACATGCGGCCGACCCAGCCACTGCACCAACGCTGCATCCGGACCAACATCAACTTCAGTCAGAGACGGGACTGTCCTAACAACCGTGTGCTGAGGCCACAATACAGAGGTCTGTGTCACACATCAGTTACATACCCAGGCTCTGTGTCGTAAACACACTGTTCAGTAAAGTTGAGCACTCTAATTAGACACTTCGATCATTGCTCTTGAAACAGATGGAAATGAAACGTTTGTCTTTGTGAATAACTGTTATGCTTCACAAAGAAAGTTATCTGATGACACATTCTCTGCTTCTCTTTTCAGTGAATGAATGGCTTCTGAAATAAAGGCTTGATGTGGATTAGTTA encodes:
- the ca10b gene encoding carbonic anhydrase-related protein 10, producing the protein MPHVWEFILILNVNVIFVEAQPASSKLHDGWWAYKDLVQGSFIPVPSFWGLVNTAWNLCAIGKRQSPVNIETSRMIFDPFLNPLRLNAGQRKVSGTMYNTGRHVSLRPDKSHLVNISGGPLSYSYRLEEIRLHFGSEDSRGSEHLLNGQAFPGEVQLIHYNQDLYLNYSDAARSPNGIAVVSIFMKISEPTNLFLNRMLNRETITRITYKHDAYLLMGLDIEELYPETSRFITYEGSITIPPCLETATWILMNRPIYISQIEMQSLRLLSQNQPSQIFLSMGDNMRPTQPLHQRCIRTNINFSQRRDCPNNRVLRPQYRVNEWLLK